TAGCCTGTCGTTCGGCGACTGACTGGTTAAATAATAGAACGACTAAGCATGTAGGACCGAGGATGTAGGTTTTTTGGACGGGGGTTCAACTCCCCCCTGCTCCACCACTCACAAGTTCGACAAGAACTGAAAAAGACCAGAAACGCCAATAAAAATAAGGCTTTCTGGTTTTTTTATGTCTAATTACCACTAAGATTTCTTCTGTAATCTAGCGTCGTTTTTATATCAGGCTGGTTTATCAACGTATAACCCACCTTTTCATCTTGCGCATGATGCGGAATAGAAATGTTTTCTCTGATTCATCCGGAAGACAATGTGGATCATATGTCATTCCTGCTTTGCAAACTATTAATGGCAAGGGTAACGATTCCCCTCGCTCGATAGCACGCACTTTTGACTTTTTTGATTGTTGGCTCTTTTCCATAAAACTTTACACTACCTAGTTTTTTTTAGTATCACCGGAAGTATCATATGTAAGCGTAGCACTGCGTATTAACTTAGCATATCGCAAGTCTTTAGCTTTAAACTTAATGGTCTAAAAATGCTTTCCGCAATGATGGCAGCATGAAATATTATGATCAAATTAAAAGACGAGGCTCTTTGGAATACAAAGTTTTCGTATGTGTCTATGTTGCCAAGAATGCCAATTGCACCACTAATAAAGCCAATTAAAGCACCTGCATACAGAAACTTAACTTGACTGCTATACAATTTCGCTAAGTATTGGGCTTGTACTCCCCCGACAAGTTCATCAGTAAATAAATACTTCAAGCCCTGTATTGATTTCAACATGCCTTTGGTGCCAAAGGCGATCACTGTGGCCGCATATAAAAACAAAATTAAGAACAGCCCTGATTGCACATCAATTACCAGAGATGCACTTTCTCCCAGCACAACAAACATTGCAATAGCGCCAGTTATGACCAGCAACGCCATTAAGTTTTTCATGATAATTCTCCTCACCCAATTAACTTCGATTTCATTTGAGGTTGCCATCAATAATTGCGGGGATAAATTGAAAACTGAAGCTATGGCAAGGGTTGATTCAGCCGAGGCTTTACCGTCAGACTCTATTCGTTGAATAGTTCTGACCGAGAGCCCTGACGCTTTAGCCAATACTTCTTGTGACCATCCATGCTCACTTCTTATTTTCTTTAATTTATCTGTTGAAAGTAACATCCGAATTTCCTACTAATCATTAACAACAACATGAAGAATTATGATGATTTCCTCATTCCAAGGTATACATATCGCACGACACTTTAACGACAAACAACGACATTTCAGTAAAATCAAGGTGTTATGGAGTCAACGTTCCAGTCGATTTTTATAAATATGAAGAGAAGTTTAGCTTTCTGACTCTCTATTTTTATCAACCTGAACAAAAAGTTTCTCATTTGAAAGAAGTTTTTAACTCGTTTTGCAGTCGAAACAAGACTCTCGATAACTTACTGTTTTCTATTCAATATCGTATTACTTACATGACGTTTGCTGATTAACCCCGATAAACTGCCAATTATAAAAAAACCCACATAATCGCGGGTTCTTTCTATTTAGCTCTTTGTTTTAGTGCTAATCCAAAACTATTTTGGCAGTTCGCTAAAGCCCATATTAAACAAAGTAAACGCGTAAATGTCGGCGTATTGTTCAATGGTTTTTGAAACTGGTGTGCCTGCACCGTGGCCTGCATTGGTTTCGATGCGGATCATGGTTGGTGCATTGCCTGCCTGCTTAGCTTGTAGCTCAGCGGCAAACTTAAATGAGTGAGCAGGTACAACGCGGTCGTCATGGTCACCTGTGGTTACGAGTGTCGCAGGGTAGCTTACGCCTGCTTTAACATTATGCACTGGCGAGTAGCCTTTTAAGTACTCAAACATTTCTTCGCTTTGCTCGGCTGTACCGTAGTCGTATGCCCAACCAGCGCCAGCAGTAAAGGTGTGATAGCGCAACATATCAAGTACGCCAACCGCTGGTAGTGCAACTTTCATCAAGTCAGGGCGCTGGGTCATCACCGCACCAACTAGTAAGCCACCGTTTGAACCACCGTTAACGGCTAAGTAGTCGCTTGATGTGTAGTTTTGGTCAATTAGGTATTCACCAGCAGCAATAAAATCGTCAAATACATTTTGTTTTTGCAATTGTGTGCCTGCTTTATGCCATGCTTTGCCGTATTCACCGCCACCACGTAAATTCGCAACGGCATAAATGCCACCTTGCTCCATCCAAACTGCACGCGTCACGCTAAAGTAAGGTGTTAAGCTCACGTTAAAACCACCGTAACCATATAGGATAGTTGGGTTCTTACCGTTTAGCTCTAGCCCTTTTTTATG
The nucleotide sequence above comes from Thalassotalea euphylliae. Encoded proteins:
- a CDS encoding helix-turn-helix domain-containing protein; protein product: MLLSTDKLKKIRSEHGWSQEVLAKASGLSVRTIQRIESDGKASAESTLAIASVFNLSPQLLMATSNEIEVNWVRRIIMKNLMALLVITGAIAMFVVLGESASLVIDVQSGLFLILFLYAATVIAFGTKGMLKSIQGLKYLFTDELVGGVQAQYLAKLYSSQVKFLYAGALIGFISGAIGILGNIDTYENFVFQRASSFNLIIIFHAAIIAESIFRPLSLKLKTCDMLS